One genomic region from Edaphobacter dinghuensis encodes:
- a CDS encoding site-specific integrase — MRWKPQFNWTPKAYKEREVPVPDELLALLETHRKSLPASRASAHSLVFSTANNSRDKHMLRALKRNAGKAKLNPAEFWLHKFRATFATTHLQAGIDLRTVMTWMGQTNLESIIRYLKPARNQAMIEKVNVSFANHKAMRPRQLSVEPGRIGSVQKEKRQDNTKSMIAAPSLEIPAQVLLL, encoded by the coding sequence ATGCGCTGGAAGCCACAATTCAACTGGACACCGAAGGCCTACAAGGAACGTGAAGTTCCTGTGCCGGACGAACTGCTCGCGCTACTTGAAACTCATCGCAAGTCCTTGCCGGCATCACGCGCATCGGCTCATTCGTTGGTCTTCAGCACTGCAAACAACTCACGCGACAAACACATGCTGCGTGCTCTCAAGCGCAACGCCGGAAAGGCTAAGTTGAATCCCGCTGAGTTCTGGCTCCACAAGTTCCGGGCGACCTTTGCCACTACTCACCTTCAAGCAGGCATCGACCTCAGAACGGTGATGACGTGGATGGGACAGACTAATCTGGAGAGCATCATTCGTTATCTAAAACCTGCCAGAAACCAGGCCATGATTGAGAAGGTTAATGTAAGTTTTGCTAATCATAAGGCTATGCGGCCGCGCCAGCTGTCCGTTGAGCCAGGACGAATTGGTTCTGTTCAGAAGGAGAAAAGGCAAGACAATACCAAAAGCATGATTGCAGCGCCGTCATTGGAAATTCCGGCGCAAGTTCTATTGCTATGA
- a CDS encoding DUF433 domain-containing protein, whose amino-acid sequence MDPLEEAREMVIEDPGILSGTPVIKGTRVPVHDVAGMFDAGVPMDEILESYPSLKKRQVELASVYARAFPAPKRPRRHLVDLEHVTIIKRERLSLSALTSKSRKTTS is encoded by the coding sequence ATGGATCCATTAGAGGAAGCTCGCGAAATGGTGATTGAGGATCCTGGGATTCTGAGCGGAACTCCGGTGATTAAAGGTACCCGGGTTCCGGTTCATGATGTCGCGGGCATGTTTGATGCGGGAGTTCCGATGGACGAGATCCTGGAGAGTTATCCGAGCCTAAAGAAGCGGCAGGTAGAACTCGCTTCAGTCTATGCACGTGCGTTTCCTGCTCCGAAGAGGCCTAGAAGGCATTTAGTAGATCTCGAGCATGTCACGATCATAAAGAGGGAGAGACTGTCTCTCAGTGCCTTGACAAGCAAGTCACGTAAGACTACCTCATAG
- a CDS encoding helix-turn-helix domain-containing protein: MILAEIVEGKKEALRVAEVARILDVSIKKIYRMAAKGQIPHLKISSSIRFDPHDIAAWLRSQSSLGQIGNSLPGRTYLKRGNDR, encoded by the coding sequence ATGATTCTGGCTGAAATCGTCGAAGGCAAGAAAGAAGCTCTCCGCGTCGCGGAGGTCGCTCGAATCCTGGATGTCTCGATCAAGAAAATCTATAGGATGGCGGCAAAAGGGCAAATCCCCCACCTCAAGATATCCAGTTCGATCCGGTTTGACCCTCACGATATTGCCGCATGGCTGAGAAGCCAATCCAGTTTGGGGCAGATCGGCAATTCACTGCCGGGCCGCACCTATCTAAAAAGAGGCAACGATCGATAG
- a CDS encoding DUF3307 domain-containing protein, whose protein sequence is MNIIVHPALTTLLTLLLAHLLADFPLQSNWIALNKGKGTWARLVHIAIHYAAAWCSLLLFANVSFFSWFNQLVIVSYLSIHFVIDTGKGIITARRKSYDNTALFVIDQLLHLLTVAVTTVILARLHAAWLFSWWPTMAPKTRFHLLVAITIYSAVMFAGGHLIRYFTKGLSSNLDGATGTETPEQLKNAGMYIGWIERFLIITAIAAQSPAMVGLILTGKSIARFPELKDARFAEYFLIGTLLSVLIAVAGGIVLARMLYGTFSLK, encoded by the coding sequence ATGAACATTATCGTGCATCCCGCGCTCACCACACTCCTGACCCTTCTGCTCGCACATCTGCTGGCGGACTTTCCGCTGCAATCGAATTGGATCGCACTCAACAAAGGAAAGGGAACTTGGGCTCGGCTCGTCCACATAGCAATTCACTATGCTGCTGCATGGTGTTCTCTGCTGCTATTCGCGAATGTTTCGTTCTTCTCTTGGTTCAACCAGCTAGTAATCGTCAGCTATCTGTCGATTCACTTTGTGATCGACACCGGCAAGGGGATTATCACCGCTCGTCGGAAGAGCTATGACAATACGGCTCTTTTCGTTATTGACCAGCTCCTGCATCTGCTTACAGTTGCTGTGACTACCGTGATCCTCGCCCGGCTCCACGCAGCATGGCTTTTCAGTTGGTGGCCGACTATGGCCCCCAAGACCCGATTTCATCTGCTGGTGGCAATCACGATCTACTCCGCAGTGATGTTTGCCGGTGGGCACCTGATTCGCTACTTCACCAAGGGCTTGTCCTCGAATCTCGACGGTGCCACGGGAACCGAAACTCCAGAGCAACTCAAAAATGCCGGAATGTATATAGGCTGGATCGAACGCTTTTTGATCATCACCGCGATCGCAGCCCAGTCTCCCGCGATGGTGGGGCTGATTCTGACGGGCAAGTCCATCGCCCGGTTCCCAGAACTGAAAGACGCACGATTTGCCGAATATTTTTTGATCGGAACGCTTCTGAGCGTTCTCATCGCTGTTGCAGGGGGTATTGTCTTGGCGCGAATGCTATACGGGACATTTTCTTTGAAGTAG
- a CDS encoding SatD family protein: MITADIVGSRKVESFRLKRDKTLKQISDLHLREKLIVSRYAVTAWDEFQTILTEPEHTPRVMLDLRRFFYPSHLWIAVGVGLVSEARKTPINRFAGGQAFERARLAVERLSKNSPKFRILSGFESGVEEFDSVANTVYHLHDTLIEGTTAKQWETINTLIASSGQEEAAQKLGVGVSTVSRTLKRAHYWHMIETADTMGALFKKTFQLHE; encoded by the coding sequence GTGATTACAGCCGACATCGTCGGTTCGCGCAAGGTTGAATCGTTTCGCCTCAAGAGAGATAAAACGCTAAAACAGATATCTGATTTACACCTTCGCGAGAAACTGATTGTGTCCAGATACGCGGTCACCGCTTGGGACGAATTCCAAACTATTTTGACCGAACCGGAGCACACACCCCGCGTCATGCTGGATCTCCGCCGCTTTTTCTATCCCAGTCATTTATGGATTGCCGTGGGAGTAGGTCTTGTCAGCGAGGCTCGTAAGACTCCAATAAACAGATTTGCTGGCGGGCAGGCGTTTGAAAGAGCCCGGCTGGCTGTCGAACGCCTAAGCAAGAACTCTCCGAAGTTCCGCATCCTGAGCGGCTTTGAATCCGGTGTAGAAGAGTTTGATTCCGTCGCAAATACGGTCTACCACCTGCACGACACCCTTATCGAAGGCACAACTGCAAAGCAGTGGGAGACGATAAATACCCTGATCGCTAGTTCTGGGCAGGAGGAGGCAGCCCAGAAGCTTGGTGTCGGCGTTTCCACTGTTTCAAGAACGCTCAAACGGGCACATTACTGGCACATGATCGAAACAGCAGACACGATGGGCGCTTTGTTCAAGAAAACTTTCCAATTGCACGAATAA
- a CDS encoding argonaute/piwi family protein, with protein MKLQIVEEPQLAFFQNDLHVDIRAGLSTFGAFDKGSASVPTPIRIGMIGTTATVDGVRDWLERCKDGVPSDEQKLKALRPAFPGMTQQVFGTSLELSDTLTRTITRHELTAALRNGNPLPHLVEVFMDHARDLASKSGLHVLVVAPPPEVFALGDVSQGIGIDPPIDELQQPAPEQEVAPPSVLNFHDLFKAQAIDLQLPCQLLRPDTYGSPTAGRVKGRRIQDKATTAWNFHTALYYKAGGVPWRLARQPALLTTCYVGVSFFKSVDGDKLMTSVAQVFDERGEGLIVQGGSASYDKDDRSPHLSEDDAFALLANGLATYRREHKNMPARLVMHKTSSFNAEEKAGFRRAADNEKLEVLDLVTVRRSGVRLLRAGQSPMIRGTSLLFDDASGIVYLKGTVPYFQVYPGAYIPRAIEFIREDGETSSAELARELVGLSKLNFNNTQFDSGDPITVRAARRVGDILKHVPANKKVNARFRYFT; from the coding sequence ATGAAGCTGCAGATCGTCGAAGAACCGCAACTAGCCTTCTTTCAGAATGATCTTCATGTCGACATCCGGGCAGGACTGTCGACGTTTGGTGCATTCGACAAGGGTAGTGCCTCCGTACCAACGCCTATCCGTATCGGAATGATTGGAACAACAGCCACAGTAGACGGCGTGCGGGACTGGCTGGAGCGCTGCAAAGACGGTGTTCCGTCCGACGAGCAGAAGCTGAAAGCTCTTCGGCCAGCATTTCCTGGCATGACTCAACAGGTTTTCGGGACTTCCTTGGAACTGTCCGACACCCTCACTCGGACTATAACCCGTCACGAACTGACAGCCGCTCTGCGCAACGGAAATCCGCTTCCGCATCTGGTGGAAGTATTTATGGATCACGCGAGAGACCTTGCAAGTAAGAGCGGACTTCACGTTCTCGTGGTAGCTCCGCCGCCAGAAGTCTTTGCTCTCGGGGATGTCTCCCAGGGAATTGGAATAGACCCACCAATTGACGAACTGCAACAACCCGCTCCTGAGCAGGAAGTAGCACCGCCGTCTGTCCTGAATTTCCATGATCTCTTCAAAGCGCAGGCTATTGATCTTCAACTCCCGTGCCAATTGCTGAGGCCGGACACGTACGGTAGTCCGACTGCCGGTCGAGTCAAAGGCAGGCGCATACAAGACAAAGCGACTACAGCTTGGAACTTCCATACTGCCCTGTATTACAAAGCGGGCGGTGTTCCGTGGCGATTAGCGAGACAGCCAGCGCTCCTGACTACTTGTTACGTTGGAGTGAGCTTCTTCAAGAGCGTGGACGGAGACAAGCTCATGACCAGCGTTGCTCAAGTTTTTGATGAACGCGGGGAGGGCTTAATCGTTCAAGGAGGAAGTGCTAGCTACGACAAGGACGACCGAAGTCCGCATCTTTCAGAGGATGATGCTTTTGCGCTTCTAGCCAATGGATTGGCCACATATCGGCGTGAACATAAAAATATGCCTGCGCGCCTCGTAATGCACAAAACCTCTTCTTTCAACGCAGAGGAAAAGGCAGGTTTTCGCCGAGCTGCCGACAATGAGAAGCTCGAAGTTCTCGACCTGGTGACCGTTCGAAGATCGGGGGTTCGGCTATTGAGGGCAGGCCAGTCTCCAATGATTCGCGGCACCTCACTTCTCTTTGATGATGCTTCAGGTATCGTCTACCTGAAAGGCACGGTGCCATATTTCCAAGTCTACCCAGGGGCCTACATTCCTCGCGCTATCGAGTTCATCAGGGAAGACGGAGAAACCAGCTCGGCCGAGCTTGCACGCGAACTTGTGGGCCTTTCCAAGCTCAACTTCAACAACACACAATTCGATTCTGGTGATCCGATCACGGTTCGTGCCGCGCGCCGCGTCGGTGACATCTTGAAGCACGTACCAGCTAACAAGAAAGTCAACGCACGATTCCGCTATTTCACCTAA
- a CDS encoding 5'-methylthioadenosine/S-adenosylhomocysteine nucleosidase family protein — protein sequence MKTQPLVDVGILTIRDDEFRAVLNAFPRGHTIYRGRHREYTLRTADAGEGHQYTIAVLRQIEQGNGEAQEAARDLIDDLQPSLLLIVGIAGGLPSEDISLGDVVLSTRILDFSLEARKFQDETTYNVGGGPISKQIATGVANLSAREDELGEWWADLPPRPPVSFAPGKLYGSRPWQKSVRESLRAHFEKGIPSRPPHFLAGAIAASDRLVKDPELLLPWITSARGIIAVEMESAGVHRATRDKTPMLSIRALSDIVGLKRQDAWTKYACASAAAFAAAYLKTQPVPAKTSTTDPSAEPSINISDNQNADVREDSLEESFANLIHLRHFPETLYVAPAHGNNRSSLWTQLNQDATTKPREYISNAWTVQEKMFYSLVDPERSRLRNVIDTGGLEQLETRDWAFSSDPNWRRLFVQLLNGALSDDLGAQGVRYFKDQDVYAFLGWPDEPERSLKYQNLRVRSTVTVVAHYDRTAKNGKAYHYQRHSAFQGRFRLLGGNWYLEITPTYRFTYDGKSLSRYHESLLSGIKRFERNRSVLSQLLLWQAVLRAPWKRADSARLLEFAPLVSIPFLSEVYEGALTALDAPAQTPPQEKGIEE from the coding sequence TTGAAGACACAGCCGCTGGTCGATGTGGGAATCCTGACAATCCGAGATGATGAGTTCCGCGCTGTTCTAAATGCGTTTCCTCGCGGTCATACGATTTACAGGGGACGACACCGGGAATACACGCTGCGAACCGCTGACGCTGGTGAGGGTCATCAATACACCATCGCGGTGCTCAGGCAGATTGAACAAGGGAACGGAGAAGCTCAGGAAGCCGCGCGAGACCTTATAGACGATCTGCAACCCTCTCTACTACTGATTGTTGGTATCGCAGGCGGTCTCCCTTCAGAAGATATAAGTCTTGGTGACGTTGTCCTCTCGACACGCATATTGGACTTTAGTCTTGAAGCTCGCAAGTTCCAAGACGAGACTACCTACAACGTAGGTGGTGGTCCGATCAGTAAGCAGATCGCTACAGGAGTGGCCAATTTGAGTGCACGGGAGGATGAGCTTGGCGAATGGTGGGCCGACCTACCCCCGAGACCCCCAGTAAGTTTCGCTCCGGGAAAGCTCTATGGATCGAGACCTTGGCAGAAGAGTGTTCGCGAAAGCCTAAGAGCTCACTTTGAAAAGGGCATACCATCACGGCCACCACATTTCTTAGCAGGCGCGATTGCGGCTAGTGATCGTCTTGTGAAAGATCCAGAGTTACTCCTCCCATGGATCACTAGCGCGCGCGGCATCATTGCTGTGGAAATGGAGTCCGCTGGCGTCCATCGAGCGACCCGCGATAAGACGCCGATGCTCTCTATACGCGCTTTGAGCGACATTGTTGGTCTGAAGCGACAGGATGCATGGACCAAGTACGCTTGTGCCTCAGCGGCTGCTTTTGCGGCCGCGTACCTCAAAACGCAACCGGTACCGGCAAAAACATCCACTACTGACCCGAGTGCTGAACCATCAATCAACATCTCAGACAATCAGAATGCCGATGTTCGCGAAGACAGTCTTGAAGAGAGCTTCGCAAATCTGATTCATTTACGACATTTCCCTGAGACACTCTATGTCGCGCCTGCCCACGGTAATAATCGCAGCAGTCTATGGACTCAGCTCAATCAGGATGCAACTACGAAACCTAGAGAATACATTTCCAATGCTTGGACCGTTCAAGAAAAGATGTTTTATAGCCTCGTTGATCCAGAGCGTTCGCGTCTGCGAAATGTTATCGATACAGGTGGCTTGGAACAACTCGAAACGAGGGACTGGGCTTTCTCTAGTGATCCCAACTGGCGTCGTCTGTTCGTACAACTCCTAAATGGCGCACTGAGCGATGATTTGGGAGCGCAAGGCGTGCGTTACTTCAAGGATCAGGATGTTTATGCCTTCCTGGGCTGGCCTGATGAGCCGGAGCGAAGCCTCAAGTATCAAAATCTTCGCGTACGAAGCACTGTTACCGTAGTCGCGCATTATGATCGAACCGCGAAGAATGGAAAGGCATACCATTATCAGCGCCACAGCGCATTTCAAGGCCGATTCCGGCTCTTAGGTGGTAATTGGTATTTAGAAATCACTCCAACCTACCGCTTCACCTACGACGGCAAAAGCCTGAGCCGATATCACGAGTCTCTTCTCTCAGGAATCAAGCGCTTCGAGCGGAACCGTTCGGTACTAAGTCAATTACTTCTCTGGCAAGCGGTACTCCGTGCGCCATGGAAACGCGCAGACTCTGCGCGCCTCCTAGAATTCGCTCCGCTCGTATCCATTCCATTTCTTTCGGAAGTGTATGAGGGAGCGCTCACAGCTTTGGACGCTCCTGCGCAGACACCACCTCAGGAAAAAGGGATCGAAGAATGA
- a CDS encoding SEC-C metal-binding domain-containing protein — MYHRSRSRSKPKAWFERADGCVLRAEEALVKELYPLLRFRLDADADKMNLEGDFVLQTDCGVTTSIAIRVEFPHDYPDSEPVAFDSASRFPALVDRHIIRNGQFCLWLPPCSPWDKNDPNRLVRFLDEVMVFLERQMVFDVTGVWPGGQYKHGADGYEEFMLTRLDGNQSHFDSLFSVILGRVHPGRNELCPCGSHKKYKRCHADTVAEIAAQIGHGTLKRLYDKPKPRPASGEDIRSFAAA, encoded by the coding sequence TTGTACCATCGAAGTCGTTCGCGGAGTAAGCCGAAGGCATGGTTCGAGCGCGCGGACGGCTGTGTCCTGCGTGCCGAAGAAGCTCTTGTGAAGGAGCTCTACCCTCTGCTGCGCTTTCGGCTGGATGCTGATGCCGACAAGATGAACCTTGAGGGCGACTTCGTTCTACAGACCGACTGCGGCGTCACCACCTCAATCGCCATTCGTGTTGAGTTTCCTCACGACTATCCGGACTCAGAGCCTGTTGCCTTCGACTCAGCTAGCCGATTCCCGGCGTTGGTAGACCGACACATTATTAGGAATGGCCAATTCTGCCTTTGGCTCCCGCCCTGCTCGCCTTGGGACAAGAACGACCCGAACCGCCTGGTTCGCTTTCTGGACGAGGTGATGGTCTTTCTGGAGCGGCAGATGGTTTTTGATGTAACAGGGGTTTGGCCTGGTGGTCAGTATAAGCACGGGGCCGATGGTTATGAAGAGTTTATGCTTACTCGACTCGACGGTAACCAATCACACTTTGACTCGCTGTTTTCTGTCATCCTCGGACGAGTTCATCCTGGGCGGAATGAACTGTGTCCTTGCGGAAGCCACAAGAAATACAAGCGTTGTCACGCCGATACGGTCGCTGAAATTGCAGCTCAGATCGGCCATGGAACACTGAAGAGGCTCTACGACAAGCCAAAGCCCCGGCCTGCTTCTGGGGAGGATATTCGGAGTTTCGCTGCGGCTTGA
- a CDS encoding adenylate/guanylate cyclase domain-containing protein, which translates to MSWDYNTSLERVETHLQNMGEIEVEKLVRDADLHNLLSETCCRDIYGAHVYLDIPNFADLATMTAEGEDYRRVIQALHIYEREVARIVEEEIFDGVRIHFQGAKLHALFFRPIDDSEEIAARAVLLQAVVRYFVCCIFNPEFPKLPNLSVSGGAALGNAIGTKNGHRGDRELLFLGAPANYAAKIMTGTDTLRITTDVYDALPESLQDYFVALEDDRLGITVYDMGSISLEDLDALLQAYGVSWDRAASLQRIKDDKANFPLNKIEYSDAEVLIDMDSLGIRNNKRVLAASVFGDVSGFTAYIDKAAEENNAKAALRVLHAIRKEMASIVKHDFGGIRVQFQGDRVQALFHLPQGDEKRIAARAVDTAVALQSAMELVVKKVLPEASELGMAVGSSVGVTLVSKLGTHGNRDRICIGDSVEDAATYQEGSAGGQIAIPAEIHAHLDEDLQKLFVWNKDRALYIATNLTQDKVERARKASMFKQAVYVTSGAQGAYVGSQATAGSRSFVPSKSFAE; encoded by the coding sequence ATGAGCTGGGATTACAACACGAGTTTGGAACGCGTCGAGACGCATCTGCAGAATATGGGTGAGATCGAGGTCGAAAAGTTAGTCCGCGATGCAGACCTCCATAACTTGCTATCAGAAACCTGCTGCCGTGACATCTACGGCGCGCACGTTTATCTGGACATTCCTAACTTTGCCGATCTCGCCACCATGACTGCAGAAGGTGAAGACTATCGCCGCGTCATTCAGGCGCTGCACATCTACGAGCGGGAAGTAGCCCGCATCGTAGAGGAAGAGATCTTCGACGGAGTGCGGATTCATTTCCAGGGCGCAAAGCTCCATGCTCTGTTCTTCCGCCCCATTGACGACAGCGAAGAGATTGCGGCCCGCGCCGTTCTGCTGCAGGCGGTCGTTCGGTACTTTGTTTGCTGCATCTTCAACCCAGAGTTTCCCAAACTGCCGAATCTCTCCGTCTCTGGTGGCGCCGCGCTAGGAAACGCGATCGGCACGAAGAATGGCCACCGGGGTGACCGTGAACTGCTGTTCCTCGGCGCGCCGGCGAATTACGCGGCAAAGATTATGACAGGCACCGACACCTTGCGGATCACGACAGATGTTTACGATGCCTTGCCGGAAAGCCTGCAGGACTACTTCGTCGCGCTTGAAGATGACCGCCTGGGCATCACCGTCTACGACATGGGGTCTATCTCGCTGGAAGACCTCGACGCCCTGCTCCAGGCCTATGGGGTCAGCTGGGATCGCGCAGCTTCACTTCAGCGGATCAAGGACGACAAGGCCAACTTTCCTCTGAACAAGATCGAATATAGCGACGCGGAAGTATTGATCGATATGGACAGCCTCGGCATCCGGAACAACAAGCGTGTCTTGGCGGCATCGGTTTTCGGCGATGTGTCTGGCTTCACGGCATATATCGACAAGGCCGCAGAGGAGAACAACGCCAAGGCGGCACTGCGAGTGCTGCATGCGATTCGCAAGGAGATGGCGTCCATCGTCAAGCACGATTTCGGCGGCATCCGGGTTCAGTTTCAAGGCGACCGCGTGCAGGCGCTCTTTCATCTGCCGCAGGGCGATGAGAAGCGCATCGCCGCTCGCGCTGTGGATACAGCCGTGGCCTTGCAGTCTGCGATGGAGCTCGTCGTCAAGAAGGTGTTACCAGAGGCGTCGGAACTAGGCATGGCGGTGGGATCGTCGGTGGGAGTGACCCTCGTCTCAAAACTGGGCACGCACGGCAACCGCGACCGCATCTGCATCGGCGATTCTGTGGAAGATGCTGCGACCTACCAGGAGGGCTCCGCCGGCGGACAGATCGCCATCCCGGCAGAGATTCACGCTCACTTAGATGAAGACCTCCAGAAGTTGTTCGTCTGGAATAAAGACCGCGCGCTTTATATCGCGACCAATCTGACGCAGGATAAGGTCGAGCGCGCACGCAAGGCGTCCATGTTCAAGCAGGCCGTTTATGTCACGTCTGGTGCTCAGGGTGCTTATGTTGGCAGTCAAGCGACTGCGGGGAGCCGTTCGTTTGTACCATCGAAGTCGTTCGCGGAGTAA
- a CDS encoding adenylate/guanylate cyclase domain-containing protein, translating into MPSPQQTQIDLSNIPLFAGIEDLAVTADLQEWLHFYRDGEAICIKGAPADCMIVILHGEVAILSEDSFLVSRRAPDVLGEQGYLNSGSCRTADAVARGTVKVLRIPHAEVIRLLDVSPRFTQNLLKIVSAKLAEATSERGFRYRNENRLMAAFSSHLAPDITSRLLAQGDDYGRPRLINGVVLFADVRGFTETSLGLPPMELAQQLGDYLDEMVSILHAHHAFVDKFIGDAVMGVWGFPFESPRQMSEAFACAKRMVARAGTKTIGGKPVRIGVGLSAGSIFCGNVGNDLKRQFTVLGPTVNLAARCESACKELSASIVIAEDAHAQLSPTEAAELTAHSGVSLKGIGDVCLYTIRNEDPQ; encoded by the coding sequence ATGCCCTCCCCGCAGCAGACACAAATCGATCTCTCAAACATTCCGCTCTTCGCGGGAATAGAGGATCTTGCGGTTACAGCAGATCTGCAGGAGTGGCTGCATTTCTACCGCGATGGGGAGGCCATCTGTATCAAGGGCGCTCCGGCCGACTGCATGATTGTCATCCTTCACGGAGAAGTGGCGATCCTCTCCGAGGATTCCTTTTTGGTGAGCCGGCGGGCACCAGATGTATTAGGCGAACAGGGCTACCTGAACTCTGGCTCCTGCAGAACAGCCGACGCGGTCGCACGAGGTACTGTGAAGGTTCTTCGCATTCCGCACGCCGAGGTCATCCGGCTGTTGGATGTCAGCCCTCGCTTCACACAGAACCTGCTAAAAATCGTTTCTGCCAAGCTGGCCGAGGCTACCTCAGAGCGCGGATTTCGCTATCGGAACGAGAACCGCCTGATGGCCGCATTTAGCTCTCATCTGGCGCCAGACATCACTTCCAGGCTGCTGGCGCAGGGGGATGACTATGGCAGGCCCCGCCTGATCAACGGCGTTGTGCTGTTCGCTGACGTTCGTGGATTTACCGAGACAAGTCTCGGGCTGCCGCCCATGGAACTCGCGCAGCAGCTCGGTGACTACCTCGACGAGATGGTCTCCATTCTGCACGCGCATCACGCCTTTGTGGACAAGTTCATCGGTGATGCTGTCATGGGTGTGTGGGGGTTCCCATTCGAATCCCCACGCCAGATGTCTGAAGCATTCGCCTGCGCCAAGCGGATGGTCGCTCGTGCTGGAACCAAGACCATAGGCGGTAAGCCTGTCCGCATCGGAGTCGGTTTGAGCGCGGGTTCAATCTTCTGCGGGAACGTCGGCAACGATCTGAAGAGGCAGTTCACCGTTCTCGGTCCGACTGTCAACTTGGCTGCACGTTGCGAAAGTGCATGCAAAGAGCTGAGTGCCTCCATCGTGATTGCAGAGGATGCTCATGCTCAGCTGAGTCCCACGGAGGCCGCCGAGCTGACCGCCCACTCTGGCGTTTCGCTTAAGGGGATTGGAGACGTTTGTTTGTACACGATTAGGAACGAGGACCCGCAATAG
- a CDS encoding helix-turn-helix domain-containing protein — protein MPTVGERIRDIRLDLDLNQDQLAEQAGLSKGFLSDVENNKRNIGSENLLKIANVLGASVDYLLRGETSEMVTAQPTIIPPELSQAAEELELSYAATVELLEAHRSVIARRSNKGLRTFSVDDWKKLHDAIKKVFG, from the coding sequence ATGCCTACGGTAGGAGAGCGTATCCGCGACATCCGCCTCGACCTCGACCTGAACCAGGATCAGCTGGCGGAACAGGCGGGGCTAAGCAAGGGCTTTCTCAGCGACGTTGAGAACAACAAACGGAACATCGGCTCCGAGAACCTCCTCAAAATCGCAAATGTATTGGGTGCTTCGGTCGACTATCTGCTTCGGGGCGAAACCTCGGAAATGGTCACAGCCCAACCGACCATAATTCCCCCTGAACTATCCCAAGCTGCTGAGGAGCTCGAACTGTCCTATGCAGCCACGGTTGAACTCCTTGAGGCGCATCGTTCAGTGATCGCGCGGCGGAGCAACAAAGGGCTGCGGACGTTTTCCGTCGACGATTGGAAAAAGCTTCACGATGCCATCAAGAAGGTATTCGGCTGA